A part of Strix aluco isolate bStrAlu1 chromosome 21, bStrAlu1.hap1, whole genome shotgun sequence genomic DNA contains:
- the ARMC7 gene encoding armadillo repeat-containing protein 7 isoform X2, whose product MLTEDNETLVEFAIGGLCNLCLDKTNKDYILEANGVEPIINCLSSSNEETVMSAVTTLMYLTTPQSRQQTTALPVVECMLRFSLSASRRLSNLATVFLEDYCTPLQVEEARNLSKHTAVGIPLPKD is encoded by the exons ATGCTCACCGAAGACAACGAGACCCTCGTGGAGTTTGCGATCG GTGGTCTTTGTAACCTGTGCCTGGATAAAACTAACAAAGACTACATCTTGGAGGCGAATGGGGTAGAGCCCATCATCAACTGCCTCTCCAGCTCCAACGAGGAGACGGTCATGTCGGCAGTCACCACACTGATGTACCTGACAACGCCGCAATCGCGCCAGCAGACCACGGCTCTGCCAGTGGTGGAGTGCATGCTTCGCTTCTCCCTCTCAGCCAGCAGAAGGCTAAGCAATCTGGCAACCGTCTTCCTGGAGGATTACTGCACACCGCTGCAAGTGGAAGAGGCCAGGAATCTGAGCAAACACACAGCAGTGGGGATTCCTCTCCCCAAGGACTGA
- the NT5C gene encoding 5'(3')-deoxyribonucleotidase, cytosolic type — protein MAGPLRVLVDMDGVLADFEGAVLRDFGRRFPGEPRVELAARRGFSVREQYRCLREDLGAKVASIYESPGFFLGLDPIPGALEAMQEMIHMQDTEVFICTSPLRKYEHCVVEKYKWVEKHLGPEFVERIILTRDKTIVSADLLFDDKDTIRGAELNPSWEHVLFTCCHNRHVQLQAPRRRLLSWADDWKAILESKRRQ, from the exons atGGCCGGGCCGCTGCGGGTGCTGGTGGACATGGACGGCGTCCTGGCCGACTTCGAGGGCGCGGTGCTGCGGGACTTCGGGCGCCGCTTCCCCGGGGAGCCGCGGGTGGAGCTGGCGGCGCGGAGGGGCTTCTCGGTGCGGGAGCAGTACCGCTGCCTGCGGGAGGACCTGGGG GCTAAGGTAGCCAGCATCTATGAATCGCCTGGCTTCTTTCTAGGGTTGGATCCAATTCCAGGAGCCCTTGAAGCCATGCAGGAGATGATCCACATGCAGGA CACTGAAGTCTTTATTTGCACAAGTCCCCTCCGGAAATACGAGCACTGCGTCGTGGAAAAG TATAAGTGGGTCGAAAAACATTTGGGACCCGAGTTTGTGGAGCGGATTATCCTAACCCGAGATAAGACCATCGTATCTGCTGACTTGCTGTTTGATGACAAGGATACCATTAGAG GCGCAGAGCTGAACCCCAGCTGGGAGCACGTCCTGTTTACCTGCTGCCACAACAGGCACGTCCAGCTGCAGGCACCGCGCCGGCGGCTGCTCTCCTGGGCGGATGACTGGAAGGCCATCTTGGAAAGCAAGCGCAGGCAGTAA
- the ARMC7 gene encoding armadillo repeat-containing protein 7 isoform X1, protein MELGRLEYLQALVTEFQVTDSPEAKEQVLANLANFAYDPKNYEYLRQLQVLDLFLDMLTEDNETLVEFAIGGLCNLCLDKTNKDYILEANGVEPIINCLSSSNEETVMSAVTTLMYLTTPQSRQQTTALPVVECMLRFSLSASRRLSNLATVFLEDYCTPLQVEEARNLSKHTAVGIPLPKD, encoded by the exons ATGGAGCTGGGGCGGCTGGAGTACCTGCAGGCCCTCGTCACCGAGTTCCAGGTGACAGACAGCCCAG AGGCCAAGGAGCAGGTACTGGCGAACCTGGCCAACTTCGCCTACGATCCCAAAAACTACGAGTACCTCCGGCAACTTCAGGTGCTCGATCTGTTCCTTGATATGCTCACCGAAGACAACGAGACCCTCGTGGAGTTTGCGATCG GTGGTCTTTGTAACCTGTGCCTGGATAAAACTAACAAAGACTACATCTTGGAGGCGAATGGGGTAGAGCCCATCATCAACTGCCTCTCCAGCTCCAACGAGGAGACGGTCATGTCGGCAGTCACCACACTGATGTACCTGACAACGCCGCAATCGCGCCAGCAGACCACGGCTCTGCCAGTGGTGGAGTGCATGCTTCGCTTCTCCCTCTCAGCCAGCAGAAGGCTAAGCAATCTGGCAACCGTCTTCCTGGAGGATTACTGCACACCGCTGCAAGTGGAAGAGGCCAGGAATCTGAGCAAACACACAGCAGTGGGGATTCCTCTCCCCAAGGACTGA